The proteins below come from a single Chelmon rostratus isolate fCheRos1 chromosome 12, fCheRos1.pri, whole genome shotgun sequence genomic window:
- the zte38 gene encoding zebrafish testis-expressed 38: MAAGKTCVRRSTTETPEWTGLFLNELKTEQESLVFVKRMMALAVSSITYLRGIFPEDAYRSRYLEDLCIKVLREDCKTSGASKVVKWMMGCFDALEKHYLQIVFIGVYTNPDEPNCIIESYQFKFKYTAKGPEMDILRNDHTEMQVTLEDTKRASVLLIRKLFLLMQNLDALPSNVYLTMKLYYYDDITPADYQPPGFREGHCDSLWFEGLAVHFTVGEVQTAFHTLRVRVSAEQGRLEKLQEGNHLKETKPASQRNPPEREVIEDPHKYEEKDVPSEDESAQFKKPTRPLAKRNAPAKNLRRKKRI, translated from the exons ATGGCAGCTGGGAAGACGTGCGTCAGGAGGAGCACAACGGAAACTCCTGAG TGGACAGGATTGTTcctgaatgaactgaaaacCGAGCAAGAGTCCCTTGTTTTCGTCAAGAGGATGATGGCCTTGGCAGTCTCCTCCATCACCTACCTCAGAGGGATTTTTCCAGAGGATGCCTACAGATCCAGATATCTGGAAG ATTTGTGCATCAAAGTTTTGCGTGAAGACTGCAAGACCTCAGGTGCCAGTAAAGTTGTAAAATG GATGATGGGCTGTTTCGATGCATTAGAGAAGCATTAT CTCCAGATTGTGTTCATTGGG GTGTACACCAATCCAGATGAACCCAAT tgcattATTGAATCCTACCAGTTCAAATTCAAGTACACTGCGAAGGGCCCAGAGATGGACATACTCAG GAACGACCACACGGAGATGCAGGTGACACTGGAGGACACCAAGAGAGCATCGGTGCTGCTCATCAGGAAGCTCTTCCTGCTCATGCAAAACCTGGACGCCCTCCCCAGCAATGTCTACCTCACCATGAAGCTCTACTACTACGATGACA TCACCCCTGCTGACTACCAACCACCAGGCTTCAGGGAGGGCCACTGTGACAGCCTCTGGTTTGAAGGCCTGGCTGTGCACTTCACGGTGGGTGAGGTGCAGACGGCCTTCCACACCTTGAGAGTGCGCGTGTCAGCGGAACAAGGCCGGCTGGAGAAGCTTCAAGAAGGGAACCACCTGAAGGAGACCAAGCCGGCTTCTCAGAGAAATCCTCCAGAGAGGGAGGTGATCGAG GACCCACATAAATATGAAGAAAAGGATGTACCCTCTGAAGATG AGTCTGCACAGTTCAAGAAACCGACAAGACCCCTGGCAAAG AGAAATGCACCTGCCAAAAatctgaggaggaagaaaaggattTAG
- the prdx1 gene encoding peroxiredoxin-1 codes for MAAGKAHIGKLAPDFTAKAVMPDGQFKDLKLSDYRGKYVVFFFYPLDFTFVCPTEIIAFSDAADDFRKIGCEVIAASVDSHFSHFAWTNTPRKQGGLGSMKIPLVSDVRRTIATDYGVLKEDEGIAYRGLFIIDNKGTLRQITINDLPVGRSVEETLRLVQAFQYTDKHGEVCPAGWKPGSDTIKPDVQKSKEFFSKH; via the exons ATGGCTGCAGGCAAGGCACATATTGGGAAGCTGGCCCCAGACTTCACAGCTAAAGCGGTGATGCCAGACGGACAGTTCAAGGACCTGAAGCTGTCAGACTACAGAG GGAAATATGTCGTCTTTTTCTTCTATCCCCTGGACTTCACCTTTGTGTGTCCAACTGAGATCATCGCATTCAGCGATGCTGCTGACGATTTCAGGAAGATTGGCTGTGAGGTCATCGCCGCCTCTGTTGACTCACACTTCTCTCATTTTGCATG GACCAACACACCTCGTAAGCAGGGCGGTCTGGGTTCCATGAAGATTCCCCTGGTATCCGACGTACGGCGCACCATCGCCACAGATTATGGTGTCCTAAAGGAGGATGAGGGCATTGCCTACAG GGGTCTGTTCATCATTGACAACAAGGGAACCCTGAGACAGATCACCATCAACGACCTCCCAGTTGGACGCAGTGTTGAGGAGACCCTGCGCTTGGTCCAAGCCTTTCAGTACACTGACAAGCACGGAGAAG TGTGCCCAGCTGGCTGGAAACCAGGAAGTGACACCATCAAGCCCGATGTCCAGAAGAGTAAAGAGTTCTTCTCCAAGCATTGA
- the uck2b gene encoding uridine-cytidine kinase 2-B yields MAGDSETHLRDRDENTNVIRQPFLIGVSGGTASGKSSVCEKIMELLGQNKIDHHQRQVAILSQDSFYKVLTPEQKAKALKGQFNFDHPDAFDNELIMQTLRQILQGKTVQIPVYDFVTHSRKEEFVTVYPADVVLFEGILMFYSQDIRDLFQMKLFVDTDPDTRLSRRVLRDISERGRELEQVLAQYITFVKPAFEEFCLPTKKYADVIIPRGADNLVAINLIVQHIQDILNGGLSKRHNGCMNGHSTPRQRRTSESSSRPH; encoded by the exons ATGGCCGGGGACAGTGAAACACATCTCAGGGACCGTGACGAGAACACCAACGTTATTCGACAACCTTTTCTCATAGGTGTCTCCGGAGGCACTGCCAGCGGAAAG TCGTCCGTATGTGAGAAAATCATGGAGCTGCTGGGCCAGAACAAGATCGACCACCACCAGCGGCAGGTGGCGATCCTCAGCCAGGACAGCTTCTACAAGGTGCTAACTCCCGAGCAGAAGGCAAAGGCTCTGAAGGGCCAGTTCAACTTTGATCATCCAG ATGCCTTCGACAATGAGCTGATCATGCAAACGCTCAGACAGATTCTGCAGGGGAAGACGGTCCAGATCCCAGTTTATGACTTTGTCACCCATTCCAG gaaAGAGGAGTTTGTCACGGTGTATCCGGCTGATGTGGTCCTGTTTGAGGGCATCCTCATGTTTTACTCACAGGACATCAGAGACCTGTTCCAGATGAAGTTGTTTGTTGACACAGATCCAGACACACGGCTCTCACGCCGAG TTCTAAGAGACATCAGTGAGCGCGGTAGAGAGCTGGAACAGGTGCTGGCTCAGTACATCACTTTTGTGAAACCGGCCTTTGAGGAGTTCTGTCTACCA ACAAAGAAGTATGCAGATGTGATCATTCCACGAGGAGCAGATAACCTTG TGGCCATCAACTTGATAGTACAGCACATCCAAGACATTCTGAACGGCGGACTAAGCAAGCGTCACAACGGCTGCATGAACGGCCACAGCACTCCACGGCAGCGGCGGACCTCCGAGTCCAGCAGCCGGCCTCATTGA
- the aldh9a1b gene encoding 4-trimethylaminobutyraldehyde dehydrogenase B isoform X2: MAPEHGRVLCQLEPCGAVEVDQAVEAAKSAFGHWSKMSGMERARIMIEAAHIIESRREEIAEMEVVNNGKSITEARLDVDSARLCIEYYAGLASTLAGQHVQLPGGSFAYTRREPLGVCVGIGAWNYPFQIAAWKSAPALACGNSMVFKPSPVTPVTAVMLAEVYAQAGAPDGLFNVVQGGQETGSSLCHHPDVAKVSFTGSVPTGKKIMEMASKGVKPVTLELGGKSPLLIFQDSDVENAVRGALMANFLSQGQVCSNGTRVFVQRDILPEFVEEVVKRTRAIEIGDPLLESTRMGALVSRPHLEKVLSFVEQARKEGATVLCGGEPFIPSDPKLRGGYYMTPCVLGDCTDEMTCVKEEIFGPVMSVLSFETEEEVLQRANDTSLGLAAGVFTRDVRRAHRVVEHLKAGSCFINNYNITPVEVPFGGFKMSGIGRENGQVTIEYYSQLKTVFVEMGDVDSLF; the protein is encoded by the exons ATGGCCCCTGAACATG GCCGAGTCTTGTGTCAGTTGGAGCCTTGTGGTGCTGTGGAGGTCGATCAGGCTGTGGAGGCGGCCAAGTCAGCCTTTGGCCACTGGAGTAAAATGTCTGGGATGGAGAGGGCGAGGATCATGATAGAAGCTGCCCATATCAttgag agcaggagagaggagatcGCTGAAATGGAGGTGGTCAACAATGGGAAGTCCATCACAGAGGCCCGTCTGGATGTGGACTCTGCCAGACTGTGTATAGAGTACTATGCAGGGCTGGCCAGCACTCTGGCAG GCCAACATGTCCAGCTGCCTGGGGGGTCCTTTGCCTACACCCGCAGGGAGCCTCTGGGAGTCTGCGTTGGTATCGGTGCTTGGAATTATCCTTTTCAGATAGCTGCCTGGAAGTCCGCTCCAGCCCTGGCCTGTG GCAACTCCATGGTGTTCAAGCCATCACCAGTGACGCCTGTGACGGCAGTCATGCTGGCAGAGGTGTATGCCCAGGCTGGAGCTCCAGACGGACTGTTCAACGTGGTGCAGGGCGGCCAGGAGACAGGCAGCTCACTCTGCCACCACCCAGATGTTGCTAAAGTGTCCTTCACTGGGAGTGTGCCCACAGGGAAGAAG ATTATGGAGATGGCATCCAAGGGGGTGAAGCCTGTGACTCTGGAGCTCGGAGGGAAATCTCCTCTGCTCATCTTTCAGGACAGTGACGTGGAGAACGCTGTGAGGGGGGCTCTCATGGCCAACTTCCTGTCGCAAGGCCAG GTCTGTAGCAACGGTACAAGGGTGTTTGTTCAGAGGGATATTCTGCCTGAGtttgtggaggaggtggtgaagAGGACCCGGGCGATCGAGATAGGAGACCCACTGCTGGAGAGCACCCGAATGGGAGCGCTGGTCAGCCGACCTCACCTGGAAAAAGTCCTGTCCTTTGTCGAACAGGCAAGGAAAGAG GGAGCTACAGTGTTGTGTGGAGGTGAACCTTTTATCCCCTCAGATCCCAAACTTAGAGGTGGATACTACATGACTCCATGCGTCCTGG GCGACTGCACAGATGAGATGACCTGTGTGAAGGAGGAGATCTTTGGTCctgtcatgtctgtgttgtcttttgaaacagaagaggaggtgCTGCAGAGAGCCAATGACACCAGCCTCGGTCTGGCTGCAGGAGTTTTCACCAG GGATGTGAGGCGAGCACATCGTGTGGTGGAACACCTCAAGGCTGGTTCCTGTTTCATCAACAACTACAACATCACTCCTGTGGAGGTGCCCTTTGGGGGCTTCAAAATGTCAG GCATAGGGCGGGAGAACGGCCAGGTGACGATTGAATACTACTCCCAGCTGAAGACGGTGTTTGTGGAGATGGGAGATGTGGACAGCTTGTTCTAA
- the aldh9a1b gene encoding 4-trimethylaminobutyraldehyde dehydrogenase B isoform X1 encodes MLQRLAASLRRHPPLAAAVRCVSSGSVDITVPLNFWAGKRRTSREKCSKENVYEPATGRVLCQLEPCGAVEVDQAVEAAKSAFGHWSKMSGMERARIMIEAAHIIESRREEIAEMEVVNNGKSITEARLDVDSARLCIEYYAGLASTLAGQHVQLPGGSFAYTRREPLGVCVGIGAWNYPFQIAAWKSAPALACGNSMVFKPSPVTPVTAVMLAEVYAQAGAPDGLFNVVQGGQETGSSLCHHPDVAKVSFTGSVPTGKKIMEMASKGVKPVTLELGGKSPLLIFQDSDVENAVRGALMANFLSQGQVCSNGTRVFVQRDILPEFVEEVVKRTRAIEIGDPLLESTRMGALVSRPHLEKVLSFVEQARKEGATVLCGGEPFIPSDPKLRGGYYMTPCVLGDCTDEMTCVKEEIFGPVMSVLSFETEEEVLQRANDTSLGLAAGVFTRDVRRAHRVVEHLKAGSCFINNYNITPVEVPFGGFKMSGIGRENGQVTIEYYSQLKTVFVEMGDVDSLF; translated from the exons ATGCTCCAGAGGCTTGCTGCGTCCCTGCGGCGGCACCCTCCTCTCGCGGCGGCGGTACGATGCGTCTCGTCGGGCTCAGTGGACATCACTGTCCCGCTGAACTTCTGGGCTGGGAAGAGACGGACGAGCCgagagaaatgcagcaaagaAAACGTTTACGAACCCGCAACAG GCCGAGTCTTGTGTCAGTTGGAGCCTTGTGGTGCTGTGGAGGTCGATCAGGCTGTGGAGGCGGCCAAGTCAGCCTTTGGCCACTGGAGTAAAATGTCTGGGATGGAGAGGGCGAGGATCATGATAGAAGCTGCCCATATCAttgag agcaggagagaggagatcGCTGAAATGGAGGTGGTCAACAATGGGAAGTCCATCACAGAGGCCCGTCTGGATGTGGACTCTGCCAGACTGTGTATAGAGTACTATGCAGGGCTGGCCAGCACTCTGGCAG GCCAACATGTCCAGCTGCCTGGGGGGTCCTTTGCCTACACCCGCAGGGAGCCTCTGGGAGTCTGCGTTGGTATCGGTGCTTGGAATTATCCTTTTCAGATAGCTGCCTGGAAGTCCGCTCCAGCCCTGGCCTGTG GCAACTCCATGGTGTTCAAGCCATCACCAGTGACGCCTGTGACGGCAGTCATGCTGGCAGAGGTGTATGCCCAGGCTGGAGCTCCAGACGGACTGTTCAACGTGGTGCAGGGCGGCCAGGAGACAGGCAGCTCACTCTGCCACCACCCAGATGTTGCTAAAGTGTCCTTCACTGGGAGTGTGCCCACAGGGAAGAAG ATTATGGAGATGGCATCCAAGGGGGTGAAGCCTGTGACTCTGGAGCTCGGAGGGAAATCTCCTCTGCTCATCTTTCAGGACAGTGACGTGGAGAACGCTGTGAGGGGGGCTCTCATGGCCAACTTCCTGTCGCAAGGCCAG GTCTGTAGCAACGGTACAAGGGTGTTTGTTCAGAGGGATATTCTGCCTGAGtttgtggaggaggtggtgaagAGGACCCGGGCGATCGAGATAGGAGACCCACTGCTGGAGAGCACCCGAATGGGAGCGCTGGTCAGCCGACCTCACCTGGAAAAAGTCCTGTCCTTTGTCGAACAGGCAAGGAAAGAG GGAGCTACAGTGTTGTGTGGAGGTGAACCTTTTATCCCCTCAGATCCCAAACTTAGAGGTGGATACTACATGACTCCATGCGTCCTGG GCGACTGCACAGATGAGATGACCTGTGTGAAGGAGGAGATCTTTGGTCctgtcatgtctgtgttgtcttttgaaacagaagaggaggtgCTGCAGAGAGCCAATGACACCAGCCTCGGTCTGGCTGCAGGAGTTTTCACCAG GGATGTGAGGCGAGCACATCGTGTGGTGGAACACCTCAAGGCTGGTTCCTGTTTCATCAACAACTACAACATCACTCCTGTGGAGGTGCCCTTTGGGGGCTTCAAAATGTCAG GCATAGGGCGGGAGAACGGCCAGGTGACGATTGAATACTACTCCCAGCTGAAGACGGTGTTTGTGGAGATGGGAGATGTGGACAGCTTGTTCTAA
- the czib gene encoding CXXC motif containing zinc binding protein, whose protein sequence is MVRFGLQFKATLENVTNVRPLGDDFRWFLKLKCGNCGEVPDKWQYITLVESVPLKGGRGSASMVQKCKLCARENSIDILGDTITPYNAEDSERFKTMVQFECRGLEPVDFQPQAGFAAQGAESGTQFPEINLQEKDWTDYDEKVSESVGIYEVTHQFKKC, encoded by the exons ATGGTG AGATTTGGACTCCAGTTCAAAGCCACTCTGGAGAATGTCACCAATGTGAGACCGCTGGGCGACGACTTCCGGTGGTTTCTGAAG CTGAAATGTGGAAACTGTGGAGAGGTCCCAGATAAATGGCAGTATATAACCTTAGTG GAGAGTGTGCCactgaaaggaggaagaggcagtGCCAGCATGGTGCAGAAGTGTAAACTCTGTGCCAGGGAAAATTCAATCG ATATCCTGGGAGACACAATCACGCCTTATAAT GCCGAGGACAGCGAACGCTTCAAGACGATGGTGCAGTTCGAGTGTCGAGGTCTGGAGCCCGTTGACTTCCAGCCGCAA GCTGGTTTTGCTGCACAAGGAGCCGAGTCTGGAACGCAGTTTCCTGAAATCAACCTACAAGAAAAA GACTGGACAGACTACGACGAGAAAGTCAGCGAGTCGGTGGGGATATATGAGGTCACACACCAGTTCAAAAAATGCTGA